The DNA window TGAGCAGGTATGATGATAGTCGTGTTTTTAGAGATGTTACGAGCTGTTTTTTGTGCTCTTGTCTTCACTATGAAACTACCGAAACCTCTTAAATAAACGTTTTCATTCTTGCTTAATGAGTCTTTTACAACATCCATGAATGATTCAACTGTTTTTAATACAGTGGCTTTGTCTATTCCTGTATTTTTCGCAATTTCGTTAACGATGTCAGCTTTTGTCATTTTCTTATCTTTTTAAATTCGAAACAATTAATTTTTTGGACTGCAAATATATAGCTTTTTATTTACCTTTGAAACAAATAATTATCATTTTTTCTCCTAGATAAAGAAATTAACGTTCAACTATAGCTTGTTTTGAGCGGATATTAATGTGTTCTAAAATGAATATGGAAAAAGATTTAAGATTAAGCTCTATATTAATAAGGTGGTATGATGCAAATAAGAGGGATTTGCCATGGCGTAATACGTCCGATCCGTATGCAATATGGC is part of the Dysgonomonas mossii genome and encodes:
- a CDS encoding HU family DNA-binding protein, with product MTKADIVNEIAKNTGIDKATVLKTVESFMDVVKDSLSKNENVYLRGFGSFIVKTRAQKTARNISKNTTIIIPAHSIPAFKPAKTFITQVRK